One Methylobacterium sp. 77 DNA window includes the following coding sequences:
- a CDS encoding MFS transporter: protein MTPPPPEVDARLAHDTVRTVTLRLMPLLGLMYLIAYIDRQNISYAKLQMVGDLSLSESAYGLGASLFFLGYFLFEVPSNVIMERVGARRWFARIMLTWGIITILLGFTQNTAMFYALRFLLGVAEAGFFPGVLFALTLWFPQSHRARMIGWFMIASALANAVGAAIGGALLDLDGLLGLKGWQWVFVATGIPALILAFVVLRILPDGPERAPWLSREGRDWLARTLAFERETGGQVEHGNPFAALLDRRVWMLASVYIAFPLAAYGLSYWLPTVVRSFEVSNTVNGVINIIPWLITAFALWWVPRRAARSGDQVWHVVVPGLVAALALVLSVVLPGAVLKFACLCVAAAGVFSAQPVFWSLPATFLKGASAAAGIAAINSVGNLGGFISQNAVPFIRDRTGSDLVPMYFLAACLACGASLMFVVLSALRRDAARRSVPAPTVAPRPA from the coding sequence ATGACGCCGCCGCCACCAGAGGTCGATGCGCGCCTCGCGCATGACACGGTCAGGACCGTGACGCTGCGGCTGATGCCGCTCCTCGGGCTGATGTACCTGATCGCCTATATCGACCGGCAGAACATCTCCTACGCCAAGCTCCAGATGGTCGGCGACCTGTCGCTCAGCGAGAGTGCCTACGGGCTCGGGGCGTCGCTGTTCTTCCTCGGCTATTTCCTTTTCGAAGTGCCCTCCAACGTCATCATGGAGCGCGTCGGGGCGCGGCGTTGGTTCGCCCGGATCATGCTGACCTGGGGCATCATCACCATCCTGCTCGGCTTTACCCAGAACACGGCGATGTTCTACGCCCTGCGCTTCCTGCTCGGCGTCGCGGAAGCGGGGTTCTTCCCCGGCGTGCTGTTCGCGCTGACCCTGTGGTTCCCGCAATCGCACCGGGCCCGCATGATCGGCTGGTTCATGATCGCGAGCGCGCTCGCCAACGCGGTCGGCGCGGCCATCGGCGGCGCGCTGCTCGATCTCGACGGGCTGCTCGGCCTCAAGGGCTGGCAATGGGTCTTTGTGGCGACCGGTATTCCGGCCCTGATCCTCGCCTTCGTGGTATTGCGCATCCTGCCCGACGGGCCGGAGCGGGCGCCCTGGCTCTCCCGGGAGGGCCGCGATTGGCTCGCCCGCACCCTCGCCTTCGAACGTGAGACCGGAGGTCAGGTCGAGCACGGCAACCCCTTCGCCGCGCTCCTCGACCGGCGGGTCTGGATGCTGGCCTCGGTCTACATCGCCTTCCCGCTGGCGGCCTACGGCCTGAGCTACTGGCTGCCGACCGTGGTGCGCAGCTTCGAGGTCTCGAACACCGTCAACGGTGTCATCAACATCATCCCCTGGCTGATCACCGCCTTCGCCCTGTGGTGGGTGCCGCGTCGCGCGGCCCGTTCCGGCGATCAGGTCTGGCACGTGGTGGTGCCGGGCCTCGTCGCGGCCCTCGCCCTGGTGCTCAGCGTCGTGCTGCCGGGGGCGGTGCTGAAATTCGCCTGCCTCTGCGTGGCGGCGGCGGGCGTGTTCTCGGCCCAGCCGGTATTCTGGTCCCTGCCCGCGACCTTCCTGAAGGGCGCGAGCGCCGCCGCCGGCATCGCCGCGATCAATTCGGTCGGCAATCTCGGCGGCTTCATCTCGCAGAACGCGGTGCCGTTCATCCGCGATCGGACCGGCAGCGACCTCGTCCCGATGTACTTCCTCGCCGCCTGCCTCGCCTGCGGGGCGAGCCTGATGTTCGTGGTGCTGTCGGCCCTGCGCCGGGACGCCGCGCGACGGAGCGTCCCGGCGCCGACCGTCGCCCCGCGCCCCGCCTGA
- a CDS encoding cobyric acid synthase, which translates to MTARAFMIQGTGSDVGKSLIVAGLCRAFAHRGLRVRPFKPQNMSNNAAVTADGGEIGRAQALQARACRVAPSIHMNPVLLKPQSETGSQVVVQGRMVGTAKARDYQAWKPRLLASVLESFDHLKCEADLVIVEGAGSASEVNLRRGDIANMGFARATDTPVILLGDIDRGGVIASLVGTKAVIDAEDAAMIAGFLVNRFRGDPTLFADGMAMIAEATGWPSLGLVPHFPEAARLPAEDALGLAGSASSARTRIRIAVPVLPRIANFDDLDPLRAEPEVEVVLVRPGEAIPGDVALVLLPGSKTTIDDLDALRREGWDVDIRAHLRRGGHVLGLCGGYQMLGRGLSDPHGIEGEPRNVAGLGLLDVETVMTPLKRLEAVSGRTVADDLPFSGYEMHVGDTSGPDAARPLLHFADGRADGAVSRDGRVCGTYVHGLFADDRQRAAWLARLGAASDGHSYEGEVERVLDALARHIETHVDCDRLLKLAR; encoded by the coding sequence ATGACCGCACGCGCCTTCATGATCCAGGGGACCGGCTCGGATGTCGGCAAGTCGCTGATCGTGGCGGGCCTGTGCCGGGCCTTCGCCCATCGCGGGCTCAGGGTGCGCCCGTTCAAGCCGCAGAACATGTCGAACAACGCCGCCGTCACCGCCGATGGCGGCGAGATCGGCCGCGCCCAGGCGCTGCAGGCGCGGGCCTGCCGGGTGGCGCCTTCGATCCACATGAACCCGGTCCTGCTGAAGCCCCAGAGCGAGACCGGCTCGCAGGTGGTGGTCCAGGGCCGCATGGTCGGCACCGCGAAAGCCAGGGATTACCAGGCCTGGAAGCCGCGCCTGCTGGCCTCCGTGCTGGAAAGTTTCGACCATCTGAAGTGCGAGGCCGATCTCGTCATCGTCGAGGGGGCGGGCTCGGCCTCCGAGGTCAACCTGCGCCGGGGCGACATCGCCAATATGGGTTTCGCCCGCGCCACCGACACGCCGGTGATCCTGCTCGGCGACATCGACCGGGGCGGCGTCATCGCCAGCCTCGTCGGCACGAAGGCGGTGATCGACGCCGAGGATGCGGCGATGATCGCCGGGTTCCTCGTCAACCGCTTCCGGGGCGATCCTACACTGTTCGCGGATGGCATGGCGATGATCGCCGAGGCCACCGGCTGGCCGTCCCTGGGCCTCGTGCCGCACTTTCCGGAGGCCGCGCGCCTGCCGGCCGAGGATGCGCTCGGTCTCGCCGGTTCCGCGTCCTCCGCCCGGACCCGGATCCGCATCGCGGTGCCGGTGCTGCCGCGCATCGCCAATTTCGATGATCTCGATCCGTTGAGGGCCGAGCCGGAAGTGGAGGTGGTGCTGGTCCGGCCGGGCGAGGCGATTCCCGGCGACGTCGCCCTCGTCCTGCTTCCTGGCTCGAAGACCACGATCGACGATCTCGACGCCCTGCGCCGCGAGGGCTGGGACGTGGATATCCGCGCGCATCTGCGCCGGGGCGGCCATGTCCTCGGGCTCTGCGGCGGCTACCAGATGCTCGGCCGCGGCTTGAGCGATCCGCACGGGATCGAGGGCGAGCCGCGCAATGTCGCCGGGCTCGGATTGCTCGATGTCGAGACGGTGATGACGCCGCTGAAGCGTCTCGAGGCGGTGAGCGGCCGGACGGTGGCCGACGACCTGCCGTTCAGCGGCTACGAGATGCATGTGGGCGACACCTCCGGTCCCGATGCCGCGAGACCGCTGCTGCACTTCGCCGACGGACGGGCGGACGGCGCCGTCTCGCGGGACGGGCGGGTCTGCGGCACCTATGTCCACGGCCTCTTCGCCGATGACCGCCAGCGGGCCGCCTGGCTCGCGCGTTTGGGGGCCGCCTCGGACGGCCATTCCTACGAGGGCGAGGTCGAGCGCGTCCTCGATGCGCTCGCGCGACACATCGAGACCCATGTCGATTGCGACCGCCTGCTCAAGCTGGCGCGATAG
- a CDS encoding CbtA family protein, whose amino-acid sequence MIIRLVSAALVAGFLAAVVATGLQLALTSPLIIAAERYESGEATAPAAQWIPRGASPASLIVPVHSSHEHGGKTEGVEGGEVAPAWQPAPGLPRMAFTALATLVGGVGYALLLGAVLLACGREPSPETGLRFAIAGFLAVALAPALGLPPELPGMEAAPLAERQFWWIMTAAATGMGLYLIAIRRSSIAIAGGIVLLVAPHLAGAPETSHTASALPPGYAAQFAARSLGIAFVFWAVIGLAFGWAWNSVGRKSPASSHA is encoded by the coding sequence ATGATCATCCGACTCGTGTCGGCGGCCCTGGTCGCCGGCTTCCTCGCGGCTGTCGTCGCGACGGGGCTTCAGCTCGCCCTCACCTCGCCGCTGATCATCGCGGCCGAGCGCTACGAGAGCGGCGAGGCCACGGCGCCGGCCGCGCAATGGATACCGCGCGGCGCGTCTCCGGCTTCCCTCATCGTGCCGGTTCATTCGAGCCACGAGCATGGCGGCAAGACCGAGGGCGTCGAAGGCGGCGAGGTCGCTCCGGCCTGGCAGCCCGCACCCGGCCTGCCGCGCATGGCCTTCACCGCCCTGGCGACCCTCGTCGGCGGCGTCGGCTACGCGCTCCTCCTCGGTGCGGTGCTTCTGGCCTGCGGCCGCGAGCCGAGCCCAGAGACGGGCCTGCGCTTCGCCATCGCCGGTTTCCTCGCCGTGGCCCTCGCCCCGGCCCTGGGCTTGCCGCCGGAGCTTCCGGGCATGGAGGCGGCACCGCTCGCCGAACGCCAGTTCTGGTGGATCATGACGGCGGCGGCGACCGGCATGGGGCTCTACCTCATCGCGATCCGGCGCTCCTCCATCGCCATCGCGGGCGGCATCGTCCTGCTCGTGGCACCTCATCTCGCCGGGGCGCCCGAGACGAGCCACACCGCCTCCGCCCTGCCGCCCGGCTACGCGGCGCAATTCGCCGCGCGCTCGCTGGGCATCGCCTTCGTGTTCTGGGCGGTGATCGGCCTCGCCTTCGGCTGGGCCTGGAACAGCGTCGGGCGCAAGAGCCCGGCGTCGTCCCATGCCTGA
- the cobD gene encoding threonine-phosphate decarboxylase CobD, with protein MSGSEEAGERVGPIAHGGDLDAAAALFPHAEQPWIDLSTGINPVPYPCPPLEASAFRRLPSRADLQSLRAAAAEAYGVADPDRVVAAPGTQILIETLPRLRPLSRVAVVAPTYGEHEAAWLRGGHAVTMVSDVEAAEGAEVVVVVNPNNPDGRTWAPARLLDLAAGLAARGGWLVVDEAFIDLEPAESLAPRPMPGLVVLRSFGKTYGLAGIRLGFAVTDPALAQRIGEALGPWAVPGPAIAIGRAALADMPWLREAALARHADAMRLDRLLACRGGRVVGGTCLFRTAAFDDAPGLFRRLGAAGIYVRRFEADPRWLRFGLPADKGEWCRLSRVLKPA; from the coding sequence ATGAGCGGGAGCGAGGAGGCGGGCGAGCGGGTTGGGCCGATCGCCCATGGCGGCGATCTCGATGCCGCCGCGGCTCTGTTCCCGCATGCCGAGCAGCCCTGGATCGACCTCTCCACCGGGATCAATCCAGTCCCGTATCCCTGTCCGCCGCTGGAGGCCAGCGCGTTCCGGCGGCTTCCGTCCCGTGCCGACCTGCAATCCCTGCGCGCCGCCGCCGCCGAGGCCTATGGCGTCGCCGATCCGGATCGCGTGGTGGCGGCGCCCGGTACGCAGATCCTCATCGAGACGCTGCCGCGCCTGAGGCCGCTGTCGCGGGTGGCCGTGGTCGCGCCGACCTATGGCGAGCACGAGGCCGCCTGGCTCCGGGGCGGCCACGCGGTGACGATGGTCTCCGATGTGGAGGCGGCCGAGGGGGCGGAGGTCGTCGTCGTCGTCAACCCGAACAATCCCGATGGCCGGACCTGGGCACCAGCCCGGCTTCTCGACCTCGCGGCCGGACTTGCCGCGCGCGGAGGCTGGCTCGTCGTCGACGAGGCCTTCATCGATCTCGAGCCGGCCGAGTCGCTCGCGCCGCGCCCGATGCCCGGACTGGTGGTGCTGCGCTCCTTCGGCAAGACCTATGGGCTCGCTGGCATCCGCCTCGGCTTCGCCGTCACCGACCCGGCGCTCGCCCAGCGGATCGGTGAGGCTCTGGGGCCCTGGGCGGTGCCGGGGCCGGCCATCGCCATCGGCCGCGCGGCCTTGGCCGACATGCCCTGGCTGCGCGAGGCCGCGCTCGCCCGCCACGCCGATGCGATGCGCCTCGACCGCCTGCTGGCCTGTCGGGGAGGGCGCGTCGTCGGCGGCACCTGCCTGTTCCGCACCGCCGCATTCGACGATGCGCCCGGCCTGTTCCGACGCCTCGGAGCGGCCGGGATCTATGTCCGCCGGTTCGAGGCCGATCCGCGCTGGCTGCGCTTCGGCCTGCCGGCGGACAAGGGCGAGTGGTGCCGCCTGTCCCGCGTGCTCAAACCCGCCTGA
- a CDS encoding CbtB-domain containing protein, with product MNTNTLVLTGTRTNERLGAVLMAAFLGLGLVFMAGFAPAMALHNAAHDFRHAQNFPCH from the coding sequence ATGAACACGAACACCCTCGTTCTCACCGGCACCCGCACCAACGAGCGCCTCGGCGCCGTGCTCATGGCCGCCTTCCTGGGCCTCGGCCTCGTGTTCATGGCCGGTTTCGCCCCCGCGATGGCGCTGCACAACGCCGCTCACGACTTCCGGCACGCCCAGAACTTTCCCTGCCACTGA
- the cbiB gene encoding adenosylcobinamide-phosphate synthase CbiB: MTWTVLSHPPDTLVVLGLALAIEAAAGYPDRLYRALGHPVTWIGRAIGGLEGALNTGGEGRRRAAGTVGLLVLLVTVGSVSIGATALAATAGPLPALLLLGLACASLPAQRSLHDHVSRVASALRAEGLAGGRREVSMIVGRNPESLDEAGICRAAIESLSENFSDGIVAPAFWIGIGGLPGGALYKAINTADSMIGHRTPRHNAYGWASARLDDLVNLPASRLSAVLIVAASLLHPGASAAGACRAVRRDAGKHRSPNAGWPEAAMAGALGLRLAGPRRYGTEFVDDGWMGDGRAEAGPRDVERALALYRIACALLFGLVTLGALILKVVLI, from the coding sequence ATGACCTGGACCGTTCTTTCCCATCCGCCGGATACGCTCGTCGTGCTGGGCCTCGCCCTCGCGATCGAGGCGGCGGCCGGCTATCCGGACCGGCTCTACAGGGCGCTGGGCCATCCTGTCACCTGGATCGGCCGGGCGATCGGCGGGCTCGAGGGAGCGTTGAATACGGGCGGCGAAGGACGACGACGCGCGGCCGGGACCGTCGGTCTCCTCGTCCTGCTGGTGACGGTCGGCTCGGTTTCCATCGGGGCGACGGCTCTGGCCGCCACGGCCGGCCCTCTGCCGGCATTGCTCCTGCTCGGTCTCGCCTGCGCGTCCCTGCCGGCCCAGCGCAGCCTCCACGATCACGTGAGCCGTGTCGCCTCCGCCCTGCGTGCCGAGGGGCTGGCGGGCGGACGACGCGAGGTCTCGATGATCGTCGGGCGCAATCCCGAGAGCCTCGACGAGGCCGGCATCTGCCGCGCCGCCATCGAGAGCCTGTCGGAGAACTTCTCCGACGGCATCGTCGCCCCCGCCTTCTGGATCGGGATCGGCGGGTTGCCGGGAGGCGCGCTCTACAAGGCCATCAACACCGCCGACAGCATGATCGGCCACCGCACGCCCCGTCACAACGCCTACGGCTGGGCCTCGGCCCGCCTCGACGACCTCGTCAACCTGCCGGCCTCGCGGCTCTCGGCGGTACTGATCGTGGCGGCCTCCCTCCTCCATCCCGGCGCCTCGGCGGCGGGGGCGTGTCGTGCCGTCCGGCGCGATGCGGGGAAACATCGCTCGCCCAATGCCGGCTGGCCCGAGGCGGCGATGGCGGGAGCGCTCGGCCTGAGGCTGGCGGGGCCGCGCCGGTACGGCACCGAGTTCGTGGACGATGGCTGGATGGGCGACGGCCGGGCCGAGGCCGGCCCTCGGGACGTGGAGCGGGCACTGGCGCTGTATCGCATCGCCTGCGCGCTGCTGTTCGGGCTCGTCACCCTCGGCGCCCTTATACTCAAGGTTGTTCTGATATAA
- a CDS encoding MFS transporter, translating into MSGAPATDPGHGFTARARFGLTLIAGGAVANIYYNQPLLAVLVNEFGARAALFVPTACLVGYGLGILGLVPLGDAWPRRTLIVAQLIGLSVALLGAALSPNLACLTVACLFIGFLSSAAQQAVPFAAELAPDESRGRIVGQVMTGLLTGILLARTVSGFVGAHFGWRAVFFAAAFVALAIAAVAAATLPKTKQTKPLRYRALMLSILYLVKTQPILRNASLSQGLLFASFNAFWATLALLVEAPPFDLTSAGAGLFGVIGVCGAFVAPLSGRYTDRKGARPVVVTGGALVLASFLVLWLGGAVSLIAVGIGVLLIDIGLNGALIANQTRAYALVPGARGRINTVLFTVMFVFGALGAFAGSQAFLMAGWPGVCAVGALLSGAGLLVSILDRSGRTPVAGPV; encoded by the coding sequence GTGAGCGGCGCTCCCGCCACGGATCCGGGCCACGGCTTCACCGCCAGGGCGCGTTTCGGCCTCACACTGATCGCAGGCGGCGCCGTCGCGAACATCTACTACAACCAGCCGCTCCTGGCGGTCCTGGTGAACGAGTTCGGCGCCCGCGCGGCCCTCTTCGTCCCGACCGCGTGTCTCGTGGGCTACGGCCTCGGCATCCTCGGCCTCGTTCCCCTGGGCGATGCCTGGCCGAGGCGGACGCTCATCGTGGCGCAGCTCATCGGCCTGAGCGTGGCCCTGCTCGGTGCCGCCCTGTCGCCGAACCTCGCATGCCTGACGGTCGCCTGCCTGTTCATCGGGTTCCTGTCCTCGGCCGCCCAGCAGGCGGTGCCCTTCGCCGCCGAGCTCGCGCCGGACGAGAGCCGCGGCCGGATCGTCGGGCAGGTGATGACCGGGCTCCTCACCGGCATCCTCCTGGCCCGGACGGTGAGCGGCTTCGTCGGGGCGCATTTCGGCTGGCGCGCCGTGTTCTTCGCCGCGGCCTTCGTGGCTCTGGCCATCGCCGCCGTGGCAGCCGCGACCCTGCCGAAGACGAAGCAGACCAAGCCGCTGCGCTACCGCGCGCTGATGCTGTCGATCCTGTATCTGGTGAAGACGCAGCCGATCCTGCGCAATGCCAGCCTGTCCCAGGGATTGCTGTTCGCCAGCTTCAACGCGTTCTGGGCGACGCTGGCCCTGCTGGTGGAGGCCCCGCCCTTCGATCTGACCTCGGCGGGGGCCGGCCTGTTCGGGGTGATCGGGGTCTGCGGCGCCTTCGTCGCCCCGCTTTCGGGGCGCTACACCGACAGGAAAGGCGCGCGGCCCGTGGTCGTCACCGGCGGCGCCCTGGTCCTCGCCTCGTTCCTGGTTCTGTGGCTCGGCGGCGCGGTCTCGCTGATCGCGGTGGGGATCGGCGTGCTCCTCATCGATATCGGCCTCAACGGCGCGCTCATCGCCAACCAGACCAGGGCCTATGCCCTCGTCCCCGGCGCAAGAGGGCGGATCAACACCGTGCTGTTCACGGTGATGTTCGTGTTCGGGGCGCTCGGCGCCTTCGCGGGCTCACAGGCCTTCCTGATGGCGGGATGGCCCGGCGTCTGCGCGGTCGGCGCCCTGCTCTCGGGCGCGGGCCTTCTCGTGTCGATCCTCGACCGCTCGGGCCGGACGCCCGTCGCCGGACCCGTCTGA
- a CDS encoding DUF1636 domain-containing protein: MPDEEMRDGVLPADGPVVLYVCATCRTAGDTSEPRAGARLVSALRDAVAEAGTDGVTVESVECLSVCKRPCTVAVASEGRWTYVYGDLDPIESAKTILAGIGLYAATPDGIVPWKARPDAFRKGVVARIPPFPPPRADRIPDAAE, translated from the coding sequence ATGCCTGACGAAGAAATGCGCGACGGGGTTTTGCCGGCGGACGGTCCCGTCGTGCTCTATGTCTGCGCCACCTGCCGCACGGCCGGCGATACATCCGAGCCCCGCGCCGGTGCCCGCCTCGTCTCCGCGCTGCGGGACGCGGTGGCCGAGGCCGGCACCGATGGCGTCACGGTCGAGAGCGTCGAATGCCTCTCGGTCTGCAAGCGCCCCTGTACCGTCGCCGTGGCGTCCGAAGGTCGCTGGACCTATGTCTACGGCGACCTCGACCCGATCGAATCCGCGAAGACCATCCTCGCGGGCATCGGCCTGTATGCGGCCACACCGGACGGTATCGTGCCCTGGAAGGCGCGGCCGGACGCGTTCCGCAAAGGCGTCGTCGCCCGCATTCCCCCGTTTCCTCCGCCCCGCGCGGACAGAATTCCGGACGCCGCCGAATGA
- the cobO gene encoding cob(I)yrinic acid a,c-diamide adenosyltransferase: MSDAEADRHREKMEKRKAVQDAEVAGKTIEKGLLIVNTGPGKGKTTAGLGLLLRALGHGWRVGVVQFIKGAWDTGEKHALQAFGDRIEWHTLGEGFTWETQDKTRDIAAAEHAWAKAEELMADPTIRLVLLDELNIALRYDYLPIDAVVAAFRARRPDLHVIVTGRNAKPALIEAADLVTEMGSVKHHFSAGVKAQEGIEF, translated from the coding sequence ATGAGCGACGCAGAGGCCGACCGCCACCGCGAGAAGATGGAGAAGCGCAAGGCCGTCCAGGACGCCGAAGTCGCGGGCAAGACGATCGAGAAGGGGCTTCTCATCGTCAATACCGGCCCCGGCAAGGGCAAGACCACCGCCGGTCTCGGCCTCCTCCTGCGGGCTTTGGGCCATGGCTGGCGGGTCGGCGTGGTCCAGTTCATCAAGGGCGCCTGGGATACCGGCGAGAAGCACGCGCTCCAGGCCTTCGGCGACCGGATCGAGTGGCATACGTTGGGCGAAGGCTTCACCTGGGAGACGCAGGACAAGACCCGTGACATCGCCGCCGCCGAGCATGCCTGGGCCAAGGCCGAGGAGCTGATGGCCGATCCGACCATCCGCCTCGTTCTCCTCGACGAACTCAACATCGCCCTGCGCTACGATTACCTGCCCATCGACGCAGTGGTGGCCGCCTTCCGTGCGCGGCGTCCAGACCTCCACGTCATCGTCACGGGCCGCAACGCCAAGCCCGCCCTGATCGAGGCCGCCGATCTCGTCACCGAGATGGGAAGCGTCAAGCACCACTTCTCCGCCGGCGTGAAGGCGCAGGAGGGAATCGAGTTCTGA
- a CDS encoding DUF3616 domain-containing protein, whose protein sequence is MIRIGFLAILLLPGVAASQAFAAGTVPDLVPIDPPYTVTSGLSGKNGKPAKDVSGIACMPPRDGKRRCLVVNDENTGAQFISIDGHTITPGADIDLVGGGPNPNTLGTPPSKNGCSGGEGKFDDLDGEGVAYAAPYFYVVGSHGCSRGKAKFKLSTFVLARIRVDAKGDPVGPDAVETTYRLGDALGAAEAVSAYYTQDLQTEGGDAAPNGLNIEGVAVDGKRLFAGLRAPSRDGRTFIVEADVDALFGEGHAPLKAAPQVIPLSVGRGAGIRDLAILPDGRLLVLTGPAQGQTDVPYSLFAAGASVDAKLESIGRLTGAEAGAKAEGVAVLGDKRILVMFDSVKDGGPLEYKLP, encoded by the coding sequence ATGATTCGGATTGGTTTTCTGGCGATCCTGCTCCTGCCGGGAGTCGCCGCCTCGCAGGCCTTCGCCGCCGGCACGGTGCCCGACCTCGTGCCGATCGATCCGCCCTACACGGTGACCTCGGGCCTGAGCGGCAAGAACGGCAAGCCGGCCAAGGACGTCAGCGGCATCGCCTGCATGCCGCCGAGGGACGGCAAGCGGCGCTGCCTCGTGGTCAACGACGAGAATACCGGCGCGCAGTTCATCAGCATCGACGGGCACACGATCACGCCCGGCGCCGATATCGACCTCGTCGGCGGGGGACCGAACCCGAACACGCTCGGCACGCCGCCCTCGAAGAACGGCTGCTCCGGCGGCGAGGGCAAGTTCGACGATCTCGACGGCGAGGGCGTCGCTTACGCCGCCCCGTACTTCTACGTGGTCGGCTCGCATGGCTGCTCGCGCGGCAAGGCGAAGTTCAAGCTCTCCACCTTCGTGCTGGCCCGCATCCGCGTCGATGCGAAGGGCGACCCGGTGGGGCCGGACGCCGTGGAGACGACCTACCGCCTCGGCGACGCCCTCGGCGCGGCGGAGGCCGTGAGCGCCTACTACACCCAGGATCTGCAGACCGAGGGCGGCGACGCGGCGCCGAACGGGCTCAACATCGAGGGTGTCGCCGTCGATGGGAAGCGGCTGTTCGCCGGCCTGCGCGCCCCGTCCCGCGACGGCAGGACCTTCATCGTGGAGGCGGATGTCGATGCGCTGTTCGGCGAGGGCCACGCGCCCCTCAAAGCGGCTCCGCAGGTGATCCCCCTCTCGGTCGGGCGCGGGGCCGGCATCCGCGATCTCGCCATCCTGCCCGACGGGCGGCTGCTCGTCCTCACCGGACCGGCGCAGGGCCAGACCGACGTGCCCTACAGCCTGTTCGCGGCCGGCGCGTCCGTCGACGCGAAGCTCGAATCGATCGGACGCCTCACCGGGGCGGAGGCGGGCGCCAAGGCGGAGGGCGTCGCAGTGCTGGGCGACAAGCGCATCCTGGTGATGTTCGACAGCGTGAAGGATGGCGGACCGCTCGAATACAAGCTGCCGTAA
- the cobU gene encoding bifunctional adenosylcobinamide kinase/adenosylcobinamide-phosphate guanylyltransferase, with amino-acid sequence MRQLSPRMTLVLGGARSGKSLHAERMIESCPAPWLYLATAQAWDDEMRERIALHRERRPPEWITRDVPIDLAQAIAASDGPVLVDCLTLWLTNLILSEADVEAASAALIEACERAPGPVVLVGNEVGLGIVPDNALARRFRDAAGRLHQRLAARADHVVFMVAGLPMIVKPQPGAAA; translated from the coding sequence ATGCGGCAGCTTTCCCCCCGGATGACCCTGGTGCTCGGCGGTGCGCGGTCGGGCAAGAGCCTGCATGCCGAGCGCATGATCGAATCCTGTCCCGCGCCCTGGCTCTACCTCGCCACGGCGCAGGCCTGGGACGACGAGATGCGGGAGCGTATCGCCCTCCACCGCGAGCGGCGCCCGCCCGAATGGATCACGCGGGACGTGCCGATCGATCTGGCGCAGGCCATCGCCGCTTCGGACGGGCCGGTCCTGGTCGATTGTCTCACCCTCTGGCTCACCAACCTGATCCTGTCCGAGGCCGATGTAGAGGCGGCGAGTGCCGCCCTGATCGAAGCCTGCGAGCGGGCACCGGGACCCGTGGTGCTGGTCGGCAACGAGGTCGGGCTCGGCATCGTGCCGGACAACGCACTGGCTCGTCGCTTCCGCGATGCCGCCGGCCGCCTGCACCAGCGCCTCGCCGCGCGCGCCGACCATGTCGTGTTCATGGTGGCGGGACTGCCGATGATCGTGAAACCCCAACCCGGAGCAGCCGCATGA